From the Leifsonia sp. AG29 genome, one window contains:
- a CDS encoding tape measure protein, whose translation MSNVGYATLTIIPSAKDFSKALSGEVGSDFEKVGRDGGQKVGGGLLGGLKGFVAPAAALLATVSFGGLIREAAQASDATQKFGSTLQFAGIADSQIKALTASTQDYANKTVYGIADIQNITAQLASNGVPGFDRLAEAAGNLNAIAGGTAETYKSVGMVLTQTAGQGKLTTENWNQLSDAIPGASGKLQQALLEAGAYTGNFRDAMAKGEITATEFNDAILKLGFDPVAVSAARSTSTIEGALGNLQASAVTALSGLITFAKPAITGFLGGVADGISGATTFVSGFFQSFSSGAGSLGGLIPQVLQLASAFSPLSLVVRAAGPQLAQLATAVGGLLSAALNTLLPPLTSVSSTFVELLSGVLSGVLPALTAFTGWITGNLPWLTAIAAGIGGIVIAMQAYQLIMGIVRIATGAWAAIQAVLNVALSANPIGIVVMAVAALVAAIIWVATQTTFFKDVWAAVSSFLVDTWNNIASFAATVWNGIVSFISGAWNAIVSTVAGQIAAVQSTIAAVLGAISSAWSATWNAIGSFLSGVWNGIVSGVSNGINSIVNFFSGLGSKILGVLAGAGQWLLDVGKNLIQGFLDGVNNAWKWVEKTIRGLFGGAVDLVKGILGIHSPSRVFREVGRFTGEGFALGLEDMAGRIEDASAVLQPTIPDVPTSSALGIAEGGVFGASGRGGDTYVDFEYTQVGGQGLTAEQELRRSAQRLKQAIRK comes from the coding sequence ATGTCCAATGTCGGCTACGCAACGCTGACCATCATCCCGTCCGCGAAGGACTTCTCGAAGGCCCTCTCGGGCGAGGTCGGAAGCGACTTCGAGAAGGTCGGACGCGACGGCGGCCAGAAGGTCGGCGGCGGCCTCCTCGGCGGCCTAAAGGGCTTCGTGGCCCCCGCCGCCGCACTCCTCGCGACCGTCAGCTTCGGCGGTCTGATCCGCGAGGCCGCCCAGGCGTCCGACGCGACGCAGAAGTTCGGCTCGACCCTCCAATTCGCCGGGATCGCAGATAGTCAGATCAAGGCCCTGACGGCGTCGACGCAGGACTACGCGAACAAGACCGTCTACGGCATCGCGGATATCCAGAACATTACGGCCCAGCTCGCCTCCAACGGCGTCCCGGGCTTCGACCGTCTCGCCGAGGCGGCCGGAAACCTGAACGCGATCGCGGGCGGAACGGCCGAGACGTATAAGTCCGTCGGCATGGTCCTGACGCAGACCGCGGGACAGGGCAAGCTCACGACCGAGAACTGGAATCAGCTCTCGGACGCGATCCCCGGCGCCTCCGGAAAGCTCCAGCAAGCCCTCCTCGAAGCGGGCGCCTATACGGGCAATTTCCGCGACGCTATGGCGAAGGGCGAGATCACCGCGACGGAATTCAACGACGCGATCCTGAAGCTCGGCTTCGACCCGGTCGCCGTCTCGGCGGCCCGCTCGACCTCGACGATCGAGGGCGCGCTCGGCAACCTCCAGGCCTCCGCCGTCACGGCGCTGTCGGGCCTGATTACCTTCGCGAAGCCCGCGATTACTGGCTTCCTCGGAGGCGTCGCCGACGGGATCAGCGGCGCGACGACGTTCGTCTCCGGCTTCTTCCAGAGCTTCAGCTCCGGCGCCGGATCGCTCGGCGGTCTGATCCCGCAGGTCCTCCAGCTCGCCTCCGCCTTCTCCCCGCTGAGCCTCGTCGTCCGTGCGGCCGGGCCACAGCTCGCGCAGCTCGCGACCGCCGTCGGCGGCCTCCTCAGCGCGGCGCTGAACACGCTCCTCCCGCCGCTGACGTCCGTCTCCTCGACGTTCGTCGAGCTCCTCTCGGGCGTCCTTTCCGGCGTACTCCCGGCCCTGACCGCCTTCACTGGCTGGATCACGGGCAACCTCCCGTGGCTGACGGCGATCGCCGCGGGTATCGGCGGCATCGTCATCGCGATGCAGGCCTACCAGCTCATTATGGGCATCGTCCGGATCGCGACCGGCGCCTGGGCAGCGATCCAGGCCGTGCTGAACGTCGCCCTCAGCGCGAACCCGATCGGCATCGTCGTTATGGCGGTCGCCGCGCTCGTCGCCGCGATCATCTGGGTAGCAACGCAGACGACCTTCTTCAAGGACGTCTGGGCGGCCGTGTCGAGCTTCCTCGTCGACACCTGGAACAACATCGCGAGCTTCGCCGCGACGGTCTGGAACGGGATCGTCTCCTTCATCAGCGGAGCCTGGAACGCGATCGTCTCGACCGTCGCCGGGCAGATCGCCGCCGTACAGAGCACGATCGCCGCCGTCCTCGGCGCGATCAGCTCGGCGTGGTCGGCAACGTGGAACGCGATCGGCTCCTTCCTCTCCGGAGTCTGGAACGGGATCGTCTCGGGAGTCTCGAACGGGATCAACTCGATCGTCAACTTCTTCTCCGGCCTCGGCTCGAAGATTCTGGGCGTCCTCGCGGGCGCCGGACAGTGGCTTCTCGACGTCGGAAAGAACCTGATCCAGGGCTTCCTCGACGGCGTGAACAACGCCTGGAAGTGGGTCGAGAAGACGATCCGCGGCCTCTTCGGCGGCGCCGTCGATCTCGTGAAGGGCATCCTCGGGATTCACTCGCCCTCGCGAGTCTTCCGCGAGGTCGGCCGGTTCACGGGCGAGGGCTTCGCTCTCGGCCTGGAGGACATGGCCGGACGGATCGAGGACGCCTCGGCGGTCCTCCAGCCGACCATCCCGGACGTCCCGACGTCGTCGGCTCTCGGCATCGCCGAGGGCGGCGTCTTCGGAGCATCCGGACGCGGCGGGGACACCTACGTCGATTTCGAGTACACGCAGGTCGGCGGGCAGGGACTCACGGCAGAGCAGGAGCTCCGCCGCTCCGCCCAGCGCCTGAAGCAAGCGATCAGGAAGTAA